TGAAGGACGGACATCGGCGCGAACCTCTGGTGACAACCGCGGTACCGGGCTCCGTGTACGCGGCCTGGGAACGTTTCGTGCAGGGCGACGACCAGGTCCTGGGTGTCCGCCCCGAGGTGGCGATCTCCTGGCACCGCTGCCGCGAACAGTACCGCGTCGACCCGCACCTCACCGAGGCTCCGATCGCGGTCGCGGAGATCGATCACACGCCCGAGTACGACGGTGTGTTCGCCGAGTTAGGGTTCCGCGCCGCGTCGCTCGCCCATGACGTCAGCGTCGTCGGGGGCGTCGTCACGATCACCGACGCCACCGGCCGGATCCTGGCGGAGTGGGGTGACCCGGCCACGCTCGCCCGCGCCGCGGAAGCCAACCTCGCCCCCTGGTTCTGCTGGTCGGAATCCGCGGCGGGCACCAACGGCATGGGCTCGGCGCTGGAGGCGCACGGCCCGGCGCTGGTCCGCGGCGCGGAGCACTGGTGCCAGGCCTTCCACGACTGGGCCTGTGCGGGCATCGCGGTGCGCGACGTCGTCACCCGAGAGCCGATCGCGGTCCTGAACATCTCCTGCTGGCGCAGTCAGCTCCCGCCGCTGGCCGGAAGCTGGCTCGCCAACGCGGCCGCCAAGACCCAGTGCCTGCTGCGGCGGCGCGCGCGGAACAGCGGCGCCGAGCTGGTCGCGGCGTACACGCAGGCCAGGGCCGGCTCGTCCGCCGCGCTCGCCGCGATGGACACCGCGGGCAAGGTGGTGATCGCGGACGAGACCGCGAGCGTGCTGATGGGCGTCCCGGCCGCCACCCCGGCGCTGGACCCCACCGTGCGCTGGAACCCCGGGCTGCCGGAACTGATCGGCGCCGCGCAGTACGCCTGCAAGCAGGCGTCCCGCAATCCCGACTGGGTCGGGTCGACGCAGATCTTCACGTACCTCGCCGACGAGCCGACCCCGATCGTCATCCGTCCGGTGTTCCTGTCCGGTCATCTGATCGGGACGCTGGTCTCGTTCGACGCCTCCGACGGGCCACCGCTGCCCCCGCACACCGACGGGCCGGCCCGCCCGAAATCGCCGCTGCGGCGGGTGGTCGCCACGCGCGAGAACCGGACGATGCTGCTGCGGCCGCCGGAGGTCTCGTTCGCCGAGTCGGACGGGAACGACGTATGGCTGTCCACGGACCAGGGACGGGTCCGCGCCGCGTCGGCGAGCCTCGACAGCCTCGGCGACGAGCTGGCCGACGTCGGATTCCTCCGCGTGCATCGCCGGTACGTGGTCAACCTGAGCCGCATCCGGGAGGTCGAGCGCAAGCGGGGCGGCGAGCTCCTCCTGGTCATGGCTGGTACCACCGGCGGCACGGACAGCATGGTCCCGGTCTCCCGCCGGAACGCGCCGGCCGTGCGTCGCGCGCTGGACATCTGAGCGCCGGAGGGAGCCGTGCCCGATAACCGCGAGAACGCAGGCGGTGGTCTCGGCCTCCCGGCTCCGGGCGTGCGGGGACACCCCACCACCGACCATTGGTGGCCCGACCGGCTCGACCTGCGCGTCCTGCCGAAGGCCGACCCGCTGGGCGCGGACTTCGACTACGCCGCGGCGTTCCGGACGATCGACCTGGACGCGCTGGCGCGCGACGTCGACGCGGTGCTCACGACGTCGCAGGACTGGTGGCCCGCCGACTTCGGCCACTACGGCCCGCTCGTCGTCCGGATGGTGTGGCACTGCGCCGGGACCTACCGCGTCGCCGACGGCCGGGGCGGTGCGAGCGCGGCCCTGCAGCGGTTCGCGCCGGTGGACAGCTGGCCGGACAACCGCAACCTCGACAAGGCGCGCCGCCTGCTGTGGCCGGTGAAGAAGAAGTACGGCTCGCGGATCTCGTGGGCCGACCTGATGGTGTTCGCCGGTAACCGCGCCCTGGAGACGATGGGGTTCGCGACGTTCGGGTACGGCGGCGGCCGGGTGGAGGTCTTCGAACCCGACGACGTCTACTGGGGACCGGAGCGGACCTGGCTCGCCGACACCCGCCACACCGGCGTGCGGGAGCTGGAGAGTCCGCTGGCCGCCGACCAGATGGGACTCATCTACGTCAACCCGGAGGGCCCGAACACGGTCCCGGATCCGGTCACGTCGGCGCGGGACATCCGGACGACGTTCCGGCGCATGGGGTTCGACGACGCGGAGACCGTCGCGCTGATCACCGGCGGCCACACGTTCGGCAAGACCCACGGCGTCGCCGACCCGGAGCGTCACCTCGGCCGCGAGCCCGCGGGCGCTCGCCTCAAGGACCAAGGGCTGGGGTGGCGGAACAGCCACGGCACCGGCAAGGGCCCGGACACGATCACCAGCGGGCTGGACGGCACCTGGACCCCGACGCCGACCACGTGGGACAACAGCTACCTCGAGACGCTGTTCCGCTACGAGTGGGACGTAGCGCTGAGCCCCGCGGGCCTGTGGCAGTGGGTCCCCCGGGGCGGCGCCGGGGCCGGTACCGTGCCGGACGCCCACGACCCGTCCAAGACCCACGCCCCGACGTTCCTGACCACGGACCTCGCGCTCCGCTTCGACGCGGCCTACGAGCCGATCGCCCGGCACTTCCTGGCGCACCCGGACGAGTTGGCGGACGCGTTCGCCCGCGCCTGGTTCAAGCTCACGCACCTCGATCTGGGCCCGCGGCAGCGTTACCTGGGCCCGCTCGTGCCCCGCGAACCGCTGCTCTGGCAGGACCCGGTCCCGGATGCGGACGATCACCGGCCGGACGTCGCCGCGCTCACGGCGCGGATCCTCACGTCCGGGCTGTCGGTCGCCGAGTTGGTCACCACCGCGTGGGCATCGGCGTCGACGTACCGCCGCACCGACCGGCGCGGCGGGGCGAACGGGGCGCGTCTGAGCCTCGACCCGCAGCGGACCTGGGCGGTCAACGACCCCGGCACGCTCGCGCGGGTGCTGGCGACCCTCGAGGGGTTACGGGAGGACGTCTCGCTGGCCGACCTCATCGTGCTCGGCGGCTGCGCCGCGGTGGAACGGGCGGCCCGCGACGCCGGCCACGACGTTCCGGTCCCGTTCACCCCCGGCCGGACGGACACGACGCAGGAGTGGACCGACCCGGTGTCCTTCGCCGCGCTCGAACCGGTGGCGGACGGCTTCCGCAACTACCGCGGCCCGCGCGCTCAGCGGTCGTCCGAGCACCTGCTCGTCGACCGGGCGAACCTGCTGACGCTCAGCGCACCCGAGATGACCGTCCTCATCGGCGGTCTGCGTGTGCTGGGCGCGAACACCGGCGGGTCCCCGCTGGGCGTCCTCACCTCGACGCCCGGCGTGCTGACCAACGACTTCTTCGTCAACCTGCTCGACCCCGGTACGGAGTGGACCGAGGTCACCCTGGAGACGTTCGAGGGCCGCGACCGCGCCACCGGTGAGCTGCGGTGGACGGCGGGCCGCGTCGATCTGGTCTTCGGCGCGGACGCGGAGCTGCGCGCGATCGCCGAGGTCTACGCGGCCGACGACGCCGGCGAGAAGTTCGTCCGCGACTTCGTTGCCGCGTGGGACAAGGTCATGAACCTCGACCGCGTAGCGGTTGCACATCGGGTCTGAACGGAGGCCGATCGCGGACGAACGGCGAGGGCGGCCGGAATTCGCGATCGTCCTTGTCGCCGTTATTCCCCCGGCGTAAAGTCCGGCGCAATAGGCGATCGCTCCCGAAAAACCGCCACTGTAGACGAATCGGCGCTTTGTCAAAGCTCCGAAATATTTCGTGTGCCACTGAACGGAATCAGTGTGGGGAGAATCGGACCGAGGAGATGAGGTCGATGACGACCGCGCATGAGCGAGAGCTCCTACTGGACAAGCTCGGGCTGGGCGCGCAGAACAGCGCGGCACTCGGCCGGGTGCTCAACACCGGCAACATCGGGGAGGCCACCGACCGGGGCGACGGCCGCATGCAGGCGACGATCCGGATCCGGCCGGACGAGATCTGCTGGGATCCGTCGATCCTGGTGCTGCCCCACGGGGGTGACCTCGAACTCGAGCTGATCAACGACGACCTGAACACGCACTGTGCGCTGCTGCCGAGCAACGGCGACCGGAAGTTCATCTGGCTGGTCAACCACTCGCGCGGCCGGGCGACCCTCAACCTCGACGGGCCCGGCTACTACTGGTTCAGCTCGCCCACCGGCAACGACGAGGGCCGCGGGCTGACCGGGGCGATCGTCGTACTGGGCGACGTCCCACCGGAAGCCCGTCTCGACCGTCCCGACCAACCTCGCCCCTAGCGAAAGGATCGAGTCATGACCAGCGTCGAATATGTAGATGCGGGCGAGGCCGTCGATCAGGCGCGGCTGAGTGGCAAGGTCGCGGGTGGAGAAATTGCGCCGCCGGTGGTGCGGGACGTCAATTACGAACGCATTCTCGACGCGCGTTCGGAGCCGGAGAACTGGCTCACCTATTACGGGGCGTACAACGGGCAGCGGTACAGCCCGCTGGACCAGATCAACACCGAGAACGTCCGGCGCATCGGCCCCGCGTGGGTCTTCCAGGCCGGGGCGAGCGGCATCATCGCGGGCGCGTCGACGTACTCGTTCGAGGCCGCCCCGATCGTCGTCGACGGGATCATGTTCCTCTCCGGCTGGGACGGGTGGGTCTGGGCCCTGGACGCGAAGACCGGCACCGAGATCTGGCGTTACAAGCACGCGATCCCGTTCGACGTGTCGCTGTGCTGCGGCAACGTGAACCGCGGCGTCGCCGTGGCCAAGAACAAGGTCTTCTTCGTCACCGCGAACGCCCACGTGCTCGCGCTCGACGCCACGACCGGCAAGCGCGTCTGGGACCGGACCTACGGTGACGTGCGGGCCGGCGAGAGCGCCACGGTCGCCCCGATCGTCATCAAGAACATGGTGATCGTCGGCAGCTCCGGCGGGGAGTTCGGGGTGCGCGGCCACCTGGACGCGTTCGACCTCGACAGCGGCGAGCACCAGTGGCGCTGCTACACGGTCCCGAAGCCGGGCGAACCGGGCTCGGAGACCTGGCCGTCGGACGGGGAGGCCTGGGCGCGCGGCGGCGCGAACTGCTGGGTCACCGGCACGTTCGACCCGGAGACGAACCTGCTGTACGTCGGCACCGGCAACCCCGCGCCCGACTTCGACGGCGGCGTCCGCGAGGGCGACAACCTGTTCACCGACTGCATCATCGCGGTCGACGTCGACGAGGGCCGGATCCGCTGGCACTACCAGTGCACCCCGCACGACGTGTGGGACTACGACAGCATCGGCGAGTGCATCCTGTTCGAGAAGGACGGGCGCAAGCTGCTCGGGCACTTCGACAAGAACGGGTACTTCTTCGTCCTCGACCGCACGAGCGGGGAGCGGGTCTCGATCACGCCGTTCGTCGACCGGATCACCTGGGGCGCGATCACCCGCGACGGCCAGGTCACGCCGAAGGTCTACCCCGACGAGGAAGGCGTCCCGGTGCACTTCTACCCGGGGCCGGCCGGCGCCAAGGAGTGGACCCACGCGGCCTACAGCCCGAAGACCGAGCTCTTCTACGTCCCGGTCCAGGACGTCGGGGCCACCGCCACCCGCCGCCGCCGGGAGTTCAAGGAGAGCATCCCGTACTGGGGCGCGGGCGTTCAGGTCGACATCGACGAGGCCCTGGGTTACGTCAGCGCGTTCGACGCCAACGGCGAGGAGAAGTGGCGCTGGCGCAACGAGCTCCCGATGTGCGCGTCGGTGCTGGCCACCGGCGGTGACCTGGTCTTCGCCGGCGAACCGTCGGGTGAGTTCAACGCGTTCGACGCCCGGACCGGTGAGCTGCTGTGGCAGTTCCAGTGCGGGAGCGGTCACCACAGCAGCCCGACGACGTACGTGGTCGACGGCCGCCAGTACATCGCCGTACCGGTCGGCTGGGGCGGGTGGGCCGAGGGGTTCCTCCCCGGCATGCTCGGCGCGGGCCACGGAAGCGCGTTGATCGTCTTCGCCCTGCCCGAGTCGTAGAGGAGGTGGATCCATGGAAGCCCAGCTCATCGAGTGGGAGACGCCCGAGTTCGAGGAGGTCTCCGTCGCACCCGAGGTGACGATGTACATGGGAACGCTGGAGCCCTGACGTGTGGGTGCGGATCCTGGGGTCGGCGGCGGGAGGCGGGTCGCCACAGTGGAATTGTGGCTGCCCGGTCTGTACCGCCGTCCGCTCCGGATCCGCACCGTCGCGTACCCAGTCGTCGATCGCGGTGAGCGTCGACCGCCGACGGTGGTACCTGTTCAACGCCTCGCCGGACGTCCGGGCGCAGGTCGAGGCGTTCCCCGGTCTGCACCCGTCCGGGGACCGGGTGACGCCGCTGGAGGCGGTGCTGCTCACCGACGCCGAGCTGGACCACACGCTCGGACTGCTGCTGGTGCGCGAGGCCCGTGCGCTGCGGCTGTACGCCACCCCGGCCGTGCACGAGACGCTGTGCGACGGCTCCGGGCTGCTGCGTCTGCTGGAGCGTTACTGCGCGGTCGAGTGGCGGGCGGTGGTCCCCGGCGCCGATGTGACGTTGACGGACGGCTTGTCCTGCCGGGCGTTCGACGTGCCCACCACGAAGCGCGATCGGTTCGGGGCGGGCGCGGGGTTCGGCCGCGTCGTCGGTTACCGGCTGACCGACGAGCGCACCGGCGGAACGCTCGTGTACCTGCCGGGCGCGCAGACGCTGCCGCGTGCGGAGATCGACGACTGCGACTGCCTGCTGCTCGACGGGACGTGCTGGAGCGACGACGAGGTGGCAGGCACGACGTCCCGTCAGATGGGGCACCTGCCGGTCACCGACAGCCTCGCCCAACTCCCGGCGCTGGACGTACGACGGACGATCTTCGTCCACGTGAACAACACGAACCCGATCCTGCTGGACGACACCCCCGAGCGGCGCGCGGTCGAGGCGAGCGGCCGGGAGGTGGCCATGGACGGTCTGGAGGTCGAGCTATGACCGCGACGCTGGAGAGAGACTTTGTCGCGACGTTACGGGCCCACTCGCGGCGCTACCACGACCAGCATCCGTTCCACGTCCGGATGAACGCGGGCCGGTGTAGCCGCGGGCAACTCCGGGGCTGGATCGCCAACCGCTTCTACTACCAGGAGAACATCCCCCGCAAGGACGCGGCGATCCTCGCGAACTGTCCCGACCTCGCGGTCCGTCGCCGCTGGATCCGCCGCATCACCGACCACGACGGCACCGTGCCGGGTGAGGGCGGCGTCGAGGCATGGCTGCGCCTCGGTGAGGCCGCCGGGTTGACCCGCGACGAGATCCTCGACCACCGTCACCTGGTGCCCGGCGTCCGGTTCGCGGTCGACGCCTACGTGAACTTCGCCCGGACACGCCCGTGGGTGGAGGCGGTCGCGTCGTCGCTCACCGAGCTGTTCGCTCCCGACCTGATGGCGGAGCGGCTGGCCGCGTTCGAGCGGTGGTACGGGTGGATCGAGCCCTCCGGGCTCGCGTACTTCCGCGCCCGGCTCGAGCAGGCACCGCGCGATTGCGAGCACGCCCTCGAGGTCGTGACGGCCTACTGCCTTTCGGCGGACGCTCAGCAGCGCGCCGTCGACGCGCTGGCGTTCAAGTGCGACGTCCTCTGGGCCCAGATGGACGCCATCGAGAAGGCCTACCCGGAATGAGCCGGCCGCAGCTGGCGCGCCACGTCCGACTGGGGTTCGACCGGACCCGGCAGCGGCCGATCCTGCTGCTGCCGGAGACCGTGGTGGTGCTGAACGACACCGGCGCGGCGATCCTCGAACGCTGCGACGGGCAGCACACGGTGCCGCAGATCGAAGCGGCGCTGGCCGCGCGGTTCCGGACCGTGCCCGACGGCGAGGTCGAGCGATACCTGGCGCGACTCGTCGACCGGCGGCTGGTGGTGCTCACCGATGGCTGACCACCGGCAACACAACGCACCGTTCGGTCTGCTCGCCGAGCTCACCTACCGCTGCCCGCTGGCGTGCGCGTACTGCTCCAACCCGCTGAACCTGGCCGACTACGCCGACGAGCTCACGACCGGCGAGTGGCGGCGGGTGCTGATCG
This is a stretch of genomic DNA from Cryptosporangium aurantiacum. It encodes these proteins:
- a CDS encoding DNA-binding protein, whose translation is MKDGHRREPLVTTAVPGSVYAAWERFVQGDDQVLGVRPEVAISWHRCREQYRVDPHLTEAPIAVAEIDHTPEYDGVFAELGFRAASLAHDVSVVGGVVTITDATGRILAEWGDPATLARAAEANLAPWFCWSESAAGTNGMGSALEAHGPALVRGAEHWCQAFHDWACAGIAVRDVVTREPIAVLNISCWRSQLPPLAGSWLANAAAKTQCLLRRRARNSGAELVAAYTQARAGSSAALAAMDTAGKVVIADETASVLMGVPAATPALDPTVRWNPGLPELIGAAQYACKQASRNPDWVGSTQIFTYLADEPTPIVIRPVFLSGHLIGTLVSFDASDGPPLPPHTDGPARPKSPLRRVVATRENRTMLLRPPEVSFAESDGNDVWLSTDQGRVRAASASLDSLGDELADVGFLRVHRRYVVNLSRIREVERKRGGELLLVMAGTTGGTDSMVPVSRRNAPAVRRALDI
- the katG gene encoding catalase/peroxidase HPI; its protein translation is MPDNRENAGGGLGLPAPGVRGHPTTDHWWPDRLDLRVLPKADPLGADFDYAAAFRTIDLDALARDVDAVLTTSQDWWPADFGHYGPLVVRMVWHCAGTYRVADGRGGASAALQRFAPVDSWPDNRNLDKARRLLWPVKKKYGSRISWADLMVFAGNRALETMGFATFGYGGGRVEVFEPDDVYWGPERTWLADTRHTGVRELESPLAADQMGLIYVNPEGPNTVPDPVTSARDIRTTFRRMGFDDAETVALITGGHTFGKTHGVADPERHLGREPAGARLKDQGLGWRNSHGTGKGPDTITSGLDGTWTPTPTTWDNSYLETLFRYEWDVALSPAGLWQWVPRGGAGAGTVPDAHDPSKTHAPTFLTTDLALRFDAAYEPIARHFLAHPDELADAFARAWFKLTHLDLGPRQRYLGPLVPREPLLWQDPVPDADDHRPDVAALTARILTSGLSVAELVTTAWASASTYRRTDRRGGANGARLSLDPQRTWAVNDPGTLARVLATLEGLREDVSLADLIVLGGCAAVERAARDAGHDVPVPFTPGRTDTTQEWTDPVSFAALEPVADGFRNYRGPRAQRSSEHLLVDRANLLTLSAPEMTVLIGGLRVLGANTGGSPLGVLTSTPGVLTNDFFVNLLDPGTEWTEVTLETFEGRDRATGELRWTAGRVDLVFGADAELRAIAEVYAADDAGEKFVRDFVAAWDKVMNLDRVAVAHRV
- a CDS encoding MSMEG_3727 family PQQ-associated protein, whose translation is MTTAHERELLLDKLGLGAQNSAALGRVLNTGNIGEATDRGDGRMQATIRIRPDEICWDPSILVLPHGGDLELELINDDLNTHCALLPSNGDRKFIWLVNHSRGRATLNLDGPGYYWFSSPTGNDEGRGLTGAIVVLGDVPPEARLDRPDQPRP
- a CDS encoding PQQ-dependent dehydrogenase, methanol/ethanol family, coding for MTSVEYVDAGEAVDQARLSGKVAGGEIAPPVVRDVNYERILDARSEPENWLTYYGAYNGQRYSPLDQINTENVRRIGPAWVFQAGASGIIAGASTYSFEAAPIVVDGIMFLSGWDGWVWALDAKTGTEIWRYKHAIPFDVSLCCGNVNRGVAVAKNKVFFVTANAHVLALDATTGKRVWDRTYGDVRAGESATVAPIVIKNMVIVGSSGGEFGVRGHLDAFDLDSGEHQWRCYTVPKPGEPGSETWPSDGEAWARGGANCWVTGTFDPETNLLYVGTGNPAPDFDGGVREGDNLFTDCIIAVDVDEGRIRWHYQCTPHDVWDYDSIGECILFEKDGRKLLGHFDKNGYFFVLDRTSGERVSITPFVDRITWGAITRDGQVTPKVYPDEEGVPVHFYPGPAGAKEWTHAAYSPKTELFYVPVQDVGATATRRRREFKESIPYWGAGVQVDIDEALGYVSAFDANGEEKWRWRNELPMCASVLATGGDLVFAGEPSGEFNAFDARTGELLWQFQCGSGHHSSPTTYVVDGRQYIAVPVGWGGWAEGFLPGMLGAGHGSALIVFALPES
- the pqqA gene encoding pyrroloquinoline quinone precursor peptide PqqA, translated to MEAQLIEWETPEFEEVSVAPEVTMYMGTLEP
- the pqqB gene encoding pyrroloquinoline quinone biosynthesis protein PqqB, producing the protein MWVRILGSAAGGGSPQWNCGCPVCTAVRSGSAPSRTQSSIAVSVDRRRWYLFNASPDVRAQVEAFPGLHPSGDRVTPLEAVLLTDAELDHTLGLLLVREARALRLYATPAVHETLCDGSGLLRLLERYCAVEWRAVVPGADVTLTDGLSCRAFDVPTTKRDRFGAGAGFGRVVGYRLTDERTGGTLVYLPGAQTLPRAEIDDCDCLLLDGTCWSDDEVAGTTSRQMGHLPVTDSLAQLPALDVRRTIFVHVNNTNPILLDDTPERRAVEASGREVAMDGLEVEL
- the pqqC gene encoding pyrroloquinoline-quinone synthase PqqC, with product MTATLERDFVATLRAHSRRYHDQHPFHVRMNAGRCSRGQLRGWIANRFYYQENIPRKDAAILANCPDLAVRRRWIRRITDHDGTVPGEGGVEAWLRLGEAAGLTRDEILDHRHLVPGVRFAVDAYVNFARTRPWVEAVASSLTELFAPDLMAERLAAFERWYGWIEPSGLAYFRARLEQAPRDCEHALEVVTAYCLSADAQQRAVDALAFKCDVLWAQMDAIEKAYPE
- the pqqD gene encoding pyrroloquinoline quinone biosynthesis peptide chaperone PqqD, giving the protein MSRPQLARHVRLGFDRTRQRPILLLPETVVVLNDTGAAILERCDGQHTVPQIEAALAARFRTVPDGEVERYLARLVDRRLVVLTDG